The stretch of DNA CCTTGAGGACGGTGCGGAAGAAAGTCACTCCCGGCGGCACCTCATACCTCAGTGTGAAATTCGCAAGACTACCGGCCGGGATGTCTCCTATTTCATACGGCATCGGCGAGACGTAGAGGACGCTGTCGCTGTTGACGCTTTGTAACATCTGTGCTCCCAGGGCGTCATCGCCGCCCTCGTTGCCCAAGATGAAGTCCACCGAGAGCCACCGGTCGATGTAGTCGGAATAACTGGCCCAGCTCGACCTGCCGTAGCTGAGCCTCAGCCGCAGCGTGACCGGTGAGACCGTAGCGGTCTCGATGAGCAGGCTGTAAGCCGGACCATTCACGTCGGCAGGCATCGTCTGCAGTATCCGCGATGCAAACATGGCCATGCCGGCATCGTTGGGATGCACTTCGGACTCGCCATGATCGTGGTCGACTAGGTGCTGGTAATCGCCGCCGGGTACGTCGTCGTCGGGAATATAGCCGGCTCCGTAAACGTCGGCCATGGGCACGAAGGTCGAGCCGAGCGTCTGGGCCGTGGCCTGCATCTCCGTATTCCAGTTGTCCCAGACCGCCTCCTGGGCGCCGCCCTGATATCTCTCACCCCGGTACGTCGCGATGCCGCCGAAAGGCCACTGGCCCAGGATCAGGATATGGCTGGCGGGCACGCCTTTTTGTGTGGTTAGGAAATTCACGGCGCTGGTGGCGTCGGTCTTCCACCAGGCCAGGGCTTCTTCATCGCTGGCGTAACCGCGCAGGGTGCCATCATAACGGTAGCTGCTGTCCATGCCGGGAAGGTTGTTGACGCCCAGCTCGATGACGACCAGATCCGGTTGAGCGTTCTTCCACCAGCTGCGGGGAGAAAAATAAGGCGGCGGATTGAGGCCGTTGAGATAGAAAGGAGTGTTGAAGCTGTCGTCGAGGATCAGCGAGCCGTAGCCTGAGACTCCATAAACCTGCATGTTCCAGGAATACCGTCCGTAGCGTTGCCGCAGGCGATCCAGAACCAGTGAGGCGTATGCCGTTTGCGGCGAGCTGGCGAAAGAGCCCTCGGTGACGCTGTCGCCGACGAACAGCACCAGCCTCTGTCTGACGCACGAATTTACCACCAGGTCAAAACTGTGGCCGCCGTCGGTAGCCGCCGCCGGCACAGTGACCGAGCCGTGGAAATTTCCGGCGGCGTCGATGGGGAGCAAACCGACGGAGGTTCCATCGAAGGAAACGCTGACGCTGCCGGGTCCCGGTAGCGAGGCCTGTCCCTGGATGGCCACGCTGGTTGCCGGAGCGGTCAGGCTGCGGTCTATCGAGGCGCTGGCGATGCCGCCGCCGGCGCAGGAGTCTCCCGCGGCCTGCGCTCCCGTCTGATCCCGAAGGAGAAAGGTGGCCGTCACGATCGTCAGGGCCACGGCTATGGACAAGATTAAATACGATATCTTTTTTTCCATCATTTCCCAACTGGGGAAGGAAGCGGCCTTCTCCGCCTATTCGTTATGTAACTGTAAGGCTGGATGTCAACTTAGTCAATATAGGCAGGACCGGCCGTTTCCTGGCGAAACGGCATGGGCAGGGCCGGCCGTTTCCCGTTGTAACGGAATCAAAAAATAGATTTGACAGACGCTAAAGGTTGCTTTAATATACGCCGTATAATAAATTTATACAGCGTAGGACTACGATGTATAACTGGATTGGATCCGGTGCTCCGGAGCCGGCCGAACGCGGAGAAGGTCAGCAATGACACCCAGGAAGAAAACAGCAGACACAGGCAACGGCGCCAAGCCAGCGAAGGACATTGTCGATAACCAGGCCGCCAGACCCGGGCTCAGCCGGGATAGCATCATCACCGCTGCTCTGGCCATCATCGACCGCGATGGGTACGAAGGCCTGTCGATGCGGCGTCTGGGCAAGGAGCTGGGCGTCAATCCCATGGCCGTTTATTATCACATCCCCAACAAGTCGGCGCTGCTCGACGCCCTGGTGGAAATGGTCATGAAGGAGATCGATCTGTCGCTGGACGATCGTTCCCGGGATGTCGGAGAGCGGATATATACCGCAGCCCGCGCCTACCGTGATGCCTTGCTCAAGCATCCCAGCATAATCCAGGCCGTGGCCAACCGGCCGCCAAGGACTGCGGCCGCCATGCGTCCGGTGGAAGTTCTGCTGGGCATCTTCTGCGACGCCGGGTTCAGTTCCGAGGACGCTCTGGCGTCGGTCAATATCCTGGCCTCTTACGTGCGCGGACATGTCATCCGCGAAGCGCTTTACTGGTTCAACCTTCCGGAATCCGACACCATCGACGACGTAAACGATTTTGCTGACATCGCAGGGCTGCTAACCCCCGAGGAATTCCCAAATCTCTGCCAATGCGCCGAGTGCGCGGGATTCCTCGGGTTTGAAGCTGAGTTCGACCGCGGCGCCAGAGCGCTGGTCCGCGGACTTCTGGAAACTTACGGCAAGCAACAGGAGGTAAAGAAAGATGTCTAGGTTCATCTCGACAGGCAAACTGGCTGACAAGTGCGCCCGCAAACCCAAGACGACGATTCTCGTCTGGTTGCTGGTCGCTGTTTTTGCCTTTCTGATCATTGCCCGCCTGCTGGGCAGCGCGGTGACGGCGGAAATGAAATTTACTCGGGCGCCGGAGTCGCAGCAGGGTATGGATCTGCTGAAGGACCGGCTCACAGGTCCGCAAAAGTTTCAGGAGATGATCGTCATTTCCTCGGACAGCCTCACTGTGGACGATCCGGCTTTCAAACAGCAGGTCGAAAAGCTGGCGTCTGACGTTTCCACGCTGCGGCCGGACGCCATCGAAGGCGCAACTAACTATTACCAGACGAACGACGCTTCCATGGTATCCGCCGACAGGCACAGCACCGTCATGCAGGTGGTTATGGCCGGTACCATCGATGACGCGGAAAAAAACGTCGTAAAACTGCGGGACATCACGCACAGGGATTCACAAGAGAGCGGTCTTAGCATGATGAACACCGGCGCCGCCAGCACCAACAACGACATGAACGAACTGGCAAAGTCCGACGGGACCAAGTCGGAGATAATCGGCGTCGTAATGGCCCTGATCATTCTGGTGATCGTCTTCGGCACCTGGATATCCGCCGGGCTTCCCATCGCTTTGGCTATTTTTTCCATAATCGTCGCCCTGGGGATAACTGCTCTTGTCGGCCAGAAATTCCAGATGAGTTTCTTTGCTGAAAACATGATCACGATGATGGGGCTCGCGGTCGGCATCGACTATACGCTTTTTGTCGTCTCGCGATTCCGCGAGGAACTCGCCAAGGGCAGGGACAAGTATCAGGCGATATCCATTGCCGGCTCGACCGCCAGCCGGTCGGTGCTGTTCAGCGGCATGACCGTCATCCTGGCGCTCGTGGGCATGCTGATGATCCCCATGAGCATCTTCACCAGTCTTGGCGCCGGGGCGATCTTCGTGGTCGCCATGGCTGTGGCCGCCTCACTGACATTATTGCCGGCGATCTTGTCCCTTTTAGGAGAGCGTGTCAACTCATGGAAGGTGCCGTTCGTGCACCGGTTTTCCGGTGGAGGTTCCCAGGACGGACGCTTCTGGGGCTGGACGACAAGGAACGTGATGAGACGGCCGGCCCTGAGCATTCTGGCGGTAGTGGCGTTACTCGGCATACCGGCTTCGTTCTACTTCCAGATGCATACGGGCGCGAGCGGTATCGCCTCGCTTCCCGACAGCTTTGAATCCAAGAAGGCCTACATCGAGCTCGACCAGAAATTCTCAATCGGGCTGATAGCACCGGTCCAGGTGGTCATCGATGGCGACGTCAACAGCGGCTCCGTCCGCCAGGGAATGGCGGATCTGCAGGACGAGCTCAAGCAGGACAATGACTTCTACGGTGCGCCCCAGATCAAGCAGAACCAGGCGGGTGACCTGGCGGTCATGGCGATGCCGGTTTCGGGCTCGGCAGACAGCGACCGGGCGGTCTCGGCCGTCAAGCGGCTTCGCCAGGACTATATTCCGGCCGCGTTTGCCGGTACCGGCGCTAACGTACTGGTCGCGGGTCCGCCGGCGATGAACGCCGACTATTTTGCCACGACGGACACGTACCGCCCCATAGTCGTCGCCTTCGTGCTGGGCCTCAGCTTCCTGCTGCTGATGATCGTATTCCGTTCGCTGGTGGTGCCGCTCAAGGCGATCCTGATGAATCTGCTCTCAGTGGGCGCCGCTTACGGGCTGATCGTGCTGGTCTTTCAGAAGGGGGTCGGCGC from Actinomycetota bacterium encodes:
- a CDS encoding GDSL-type esterase/lipase family protein, which translates into the protein MEKKISYLILSIAVALTIVTATFLLRDQTGAQAAGDSCAGGGIASASIDRSLTAPATSVAIQGQASLPGPGSVSVSFDGTSVGLLPIDAAGNFHGSVTVPAAATDGGHSFDLVVNSCVRQRLVLFVGDSVTEGSFASSPQTAYASLVLDRLRQRYGRYSWNMQVYGVSGYGSLILDDSFNTPFYLNGLNPPPYFSPRSWWKNAQPDLVVIELGVNNLPGMDSSYRYDGTLRGYASDEEALAWWKTDATSAVNFLTTQKGVPASHILILGQWPFGGIATYRGERYQGGAQEAVWDNWNTEMQATAQTLGSTFVPMADVYGAGYIPDDDVPGGDYQHLVDHDHGESEVHPNDAGMAMFASRILQTMPADVNGPAYSLLIETATVSPVTLRLRLSYGRSSWASYSDYIDRWLSVDFILGNEGGDDALGAQMLQSVNSDSVLYVSPMPYEIGDIPAGSLANFTLRYEVPPGVTFFRTVLKAEAGDTYGWRHEFP
- a CDS encoding TetR/AcrR family transcriptional regulator C-terminal domain-containing protein, producing MTPRKKTADTGNGAKPAKDIVDNQAARPGLSRDSIITAALAIIDRDGYEGLSMRRLGKELGVNPMAVYYHIPNKSALLDALVEMVMKEIDLSLDDRSRDVGERIYTAARAYRDALLKHPSIIQAVANRPPRTAAAMRPVEVLLGIFCDAGFSSEDALASVNILASYVRGHVIREALYWFNLPESDTIDDVNDFADIAGLLTPEEFPNLCQCAECAGFLGFEAEFDRGARALVRGLLETYGKQQEVKKDV
- a CDS encoding MMPL family transporter, with the translated sequence MSRFISTGKLADKCARKPKTTILVWLLVAVFAFLIIARLLGSAVTAEMKFTRAPESQQGMDLLKDRLTGPQKFQEMIVISSDSLTVDDPAFKQQVEKLASDVSTLRPDAIEGATNYYQTNDASMVSADRHSTVMQVVMAGTIDDAEKNVVKLRDITHRDSQESGLSMMNTGAASTNNDMNELAKSDGTKSEIIGVVMALIILVIVFGTWISAGLPIALAIFSIIVALGITALVGQKFQMSFFAENMITMMGLAVGIDYTLFVVSRFREELAKGRDKYQAISIAGSTASRSVLFSGMTVILALVGMLMIPMSIFTSLGAGAIFVVAMAVAASLTLLPAILSLLGERVNSWKVPFVHRFSGGGSQDGRFWGWTTRNVMRRPALSILAVVALLGIPASFYFQMHTGASGIASLPDSFESKKAYIELDQKFSIGLIAPVQVVIDGDVNSGSVRQGMADLQDELKQDNDFYGAPQIKQNQAGDLAVMAMPVSGSADSDRAVSAVKRLRQDYIPAAFAGTGANVLVAGPPAMNADYFATTDTYRPIVVAFVLGLSFLLLMIVFRSLVVPLKAILMNLLSVGAAYGLIVLVFQKGVGASLFGFHQVESVEAWLPLFLFSVLFGLSMDYHVFLLGRIRERYLQTGDNSEAVAFGLKSTGRIITGAAVIMVAVFSGFASGQLIMFQQMGFGLAVAVLLDATLIRSVLVPASMKLLGDINWYLPSWLQWLPDLQLDAADGIARGEVRGAAPEDQEDRDAGTKIDGRPAEQCC